The Acidobacteriota bacterium genome contains the following window.
ACATACGGCCTGAGAAATCTGCAGGTTCAACGAGAAGCCCTTCGCGATGCCAAATCTCAGCTCGAACACAACCGTCGCTTGGTCAACGAAGGCCAGCTCGCCCCCATCGATATTGTGGCGGCTGAAACCCAGGTGGCGAATTTCGAGCAAGCTGTTTATGACGCTTTAAATCTCGTAAATATCGCGGAAAATTCTCTTAAGAATCTGGTGTCGCCGAACCGAAACGGAGATATCTGGAACGAAGCTCTCACGCCGACAGAATCGGTTGAGCGTGACATACCGCGAGTAACGGTTACCGAGGCAATGGATCTCGCTCTGGTCAATCGAGCTGAGCTCGAGATAAATACGACTCAAAAAGAGATCAATTCTCTCGATCAAAAGCTCTATAAGGAACAGACCAAGCCGCAGGTTGACTTTTTTGCTAGCTACAATACATCGGGCATAGGCGGCAGCCAGAATCCTAACTTCAGCCCGACGTTCCCGACGCCGTGCTCGACCAACCCGACCTCGCCGGCGTGCATTCAGCAGCAGGCGAACCTTGCTCTGTTGACCGGAAATCCGTTCGCGGGCCTTTTTGCCAACCGTTATCCTGTGCTGCGATTCGGCATTAATTTTAATTTGCCGCTCTTCGGCGATAAAACGGCCGAGGCTCAACTCGGCAGAGCAAAAGTCGAGGCCGAACGCCTTGAAACCCAACGCGAACAGCTCGAGCAGGCGATCCAGGTTGACGTACGAAATGCCCTGCAGGCGATCCGAACAGGGGAAGCTCGATTACGGTTCGCGGCTGTTGCTCGAGAAAATTCGGTAAAACAGTACGAATCCGAGCAAAGAAAGCTAGATGAGGGACAATCCGATATATACAAGGTTCTTGAACGCCAAACCGCTCTAACCGTCGCCCGAAGTAATGAACTGCGAGCTCGAACAGAGCTCAATAAAGCGATCGCTGACCTCGAACGAGCTACCGGAAATTCTCTGAAGGCAAAGAACATCGTTCCAAGACTAAAAAAATAGTGAAAGCAGTTTTTATAAAAAGCTTCGGGCCCGATCTGGATGTTTCGGTGAGCGAAGTTGCAGAACCAGCTCATCTGCAGGACGAACAGGTCTTAGTTCGGGTTAAATCGGCGGGTTTAAATCGCGCTGATCTGATCCAGGCTCGCGGCCACTATCCGCCGCCGCCGGGTTACTCGCCGAACATCCCGGGACTGGAATTCGCCGGAGAGATCGCGGCAGTTGGCGAAGCGGTCGAGGATTGGAAGATCGGCGAACGCGTCTTCGGTATCACCGCCGGTGAGGCTCAGGCTGAATTTCTCTTGACCGATGGATCTCTGATCGCAAGGATCCCTGATAATCTAAGTTTCAACGAAGCAGCGGCAATACCCGAAGCGTTCATTACCGCGCACGACGCACTTGTAACCCAATGTGGAATGGCAGCTGGTGACGAGGTTTTGATCCACGCTGTCGGCTCCGGAGTCGGCCTTGCCGGGATGCAAATCGCGAAGGCGAATGGCTGTTTCGTAATTGGAACATCGCGAACACCGGATAAGATCGAACAGTGCAAGAACCTTGGGTTGGACGTCGGGCTAACAGTCGGCGATCCGCCTTTTTTTTCAGAAGAGGTCTTGTCTGCCAGCGCAGGTAAAGGCGCCGATATCATCCTCGATCTTGTCGGAGCCGCCTATTTTCAGGAGAATATTCAGAGTCTTGCTCTGCGAGGGCGTTTGATCCTGGTTGGTCTTACTTCCGGAGCCCAGGCGGAATTTGATCTCTCGAAGGTTCTGCAGAAACGGGCGCAGATAATCGGAACAGTCCTCCGGGCACGATCGAAGAAAGAGAAAGCGGCCGCAACAAGCAGTTTCGTCCGCGACATTATCCCGCACCTGATTTCAGGCGCTATCCGACCCAATCTCGACCACGTTTTCGCCGCTGGCGAAGTGGTCAATGCCTACAAATATCTGGGGTCAAATAAGACTTTTGGAAAGGTAGTGCTGGAGTTTTAGCTTTTCAATCTCGATGCCGCATCGTCGGTAATGATACACAGTCCGGGAATATCGTAGGCATCTAATTCCGATAGTAGATCTGCGGCCTGCTTATACGTCAAAGCGCCTGCCTGCCGCTGGTTAAATGAAACGACGGACCACATTGGTTTTTCCAGCTCGCTTTCGATCGCGCTCGGCAGTACGTCATCAAATATTGGCTCGCTGATCGAACGCATCTCAAAAACATTATTTCGTTTTGCAGGGTCAGGTTTCCTATTTCGATGCAGGATGCCCGACCTCATTTCCTGGATTTTCATACACTTACAAGAGCGTCCATAAACTTAGCATAGCATCTGAACCTCTGTAAACACTTTTTTTGAATGATTTGAATAGACGTACCCGCAAATCATTCGGGAAGTTGATAAAATAGAGAGGTTCTATGCTTTATCGCGAGTCGATCTTTATTACAGGTTTCCCCGGCTTCATAGCCGGACGACTACTCGAACTCTTAATTAAGCCCGAGACCCAATTTTTTGTTCTGGTTCAGCCGCATTTTGTTCATAAGGCAATTTCGGAACTCGAAGCCATCGCAGAGATCCACCAGATACCACTTGAGAGCTTTGTCATTGTCGAAGGCGATATCACGCTGCCTAATCTTGGCATCACGAACGACGATCTCCAGACGATCCAGTACGAAACGACCGACGTTTTCCACCTGGCTGCGGCGTATGACCTGGGCGTTTCGAAAGATGTTGCGTTCAAGGTCAACCTCGAGGGCACAAGGCACGTAAACGATCTCGTCTGCTCCGTCAAGAATCTTCGCCGTTACAACTACGTTTCGACGTGTTATGTAGCCGGAAACCGCAACGGCGTCATCCTCGAGACTGATCTTGAACACAAGGCCGGCTTTCGTAATTTTTACGAGGAAACCAAATATCTGGCTGAGATCGAGGTCGATAAGTTGAAAAGTCATCTGCCCGTAACGATCTTTCGGCCGTCGGTGGTCGTCGGTGATTCAATGACCGGAGAAACAGTAAAATATGACGGCATTTACTATCTGATAAATTACTTGCGAAAAATGCCTTCGATCCTTCGACTGGTCAATATCGGCAATCCATCGGTACGGCTCAACCTTGTGCCGGTCGATTTCGTGGTCGAGAGCATTGCCGCTCTATCGCGTGACCTAAAAACGATCGGAAAAACGGTCGCGATAGCCGATCCGGCACCGCTGACGACTACCGAGATATTTGATGTAATCGCCAAGGATCTCAGCGGCAGGCGTTCGGAGTTTCAGTTGCCGATGCGTATCGCCGAATGGTTTCTTCACACCGGCATTTCCCCGGCCGTCACCGGGTTACCACACAACGCCGTCCCGTACTTTTTTCTTTCGCAGACCTACGATACGGGCCTCTCGAGCGAACTTCTAAGTTCACACGGCATTACATGTCCGGGCTTTGCAAGCTATGTCGGCAACCTCATAGATTTCGTAGAAGAAAACCCGAAATTATAGTCCCATCGGTGGATATACAAAGATTCAACTGTTCCCGGCATCATACCTTGTGATGAGATCATTTTTACTTGCCAAAAGGTCGGCGCTGGCTGTTGTGACGATCTTTGTTTGTTCAGCATTTATCAACGCTCAAAGCGGCCGCGTTCAGCCGACGCCAACTCCTACACCCGTTGATGAAACGTTAAAGGTCGTCACTGAAGAGATAAAGCTGAACGTCCTTGCTTTTGATCAGAATGGCGAGTTCTTTCGCGATGTCACGACGAAAGACCTGGTGATCACCGAAAACAATATCATCCACGTGCCTGAGAGCGTTCGTCGTATTCCGGCAAACGTCCTGATCGTAATGGATACGGGCGGTGAACTTCGCAGCATCAAGTCGCTGGATACGACGCGAAAGGTCGCCCTTGGCGTTATAAATTCGCTCCGTGCC
Protein-coding sequences here:
- a CDS encoding SDR family oxidoreductase, producing MLYRESIFITGFPGFIAGRLLELLIKPETQFFVLVQPHFVHKAISELEAIAEIHQIPLESFVIVEGDITLPNLGITNDDLQTIQYETTDVFHLAAAYDLGVSKDVAFKVNLEGTRHVNDLVCSVKNLRRYNYVSTCYVAGNRNGVILETDLEHKAGFRNFYEETKYLAEIEVDKLKSHLPVTIFRPSVVVGDSMTGETVKYDGIYYLINYLRKMPSILRLVNIGNPSVRLNLVPVDFVVESIAALSRDLKTIGKTVAIADPAPLTTTEIFDVIAKDLSGRRSEFQLPMRIAEWFLHTGISPAVTGLPHNAVPYFFLSQTYDTGLSSELLSSHGITCPGFASYVGNLIDFVEENPKL
- a CDS encoding TolC family protein; this encodes MAACGTDLCAQDASPTPTPTPVVNDVQTTTPDEIKGVPSIAPDYRSDKRSQPDLGRVGVDMLRQRALSLREAVELALENNKDIEVSRKGVSIAEFDLAAARGFYQPRLSGTAYYDRSTTANVSIFSNNQKNTVGSLVGNAQLQAFAPKYGTVFTGGFNNSRVSTDNPISILSPQYNTGLSFSVNQPLFRGRKFDQTRRTIEIAKRNISLTDTQFQQRSIEIVSGVEKSYWDLTYGLRNLQVQREALRDAKSQLEHNRRLVNEGQLAPIDIVAAETQVANFEQAVYDALNLVNIAENSLKNLVSPNRNGDIWNEALTPTESVERDIPRVTVTEAMDLALVNRAELEINTTQKEINSLDQKLYKEQTKPQVDFFASYNTSGIGGSQNPNFSPTFPTPCSTNPTSPACIQQQANLALLTGNPFAGLFANRYPVLRFGINFNLPLFGDKTAEAQLGRAKVEAERLETQREQLEQAIQVDVRNALQAIRTGEARLRFAAVARENSVKQYESEQRKLDEGQSDIYKVLERQTALTVARSNELRARTELNKAIADLERATGNSLKAKNIVPRLKK
- a CDS encoding NAD(P)H-quinone oxidoreductase, whose amino-acid sequence is MKAVFIKSFGPDLDVSVSEVAEPAHLQDEQVLVRVKSAGLNRADLIQARGHYPPPPGYSPNIPGLEFAGEIAAVGEAVEDWKIGERVFGITAGEAQAEFLLTDGSLIARIPDNLSFNEAAAIPEAFITAHDALVTQCGMAAGDEVLIHAVGSGVGLAGMQIAKANGCFVIGTSRTPDKIEQCKNLGLDVGLTVGDPPFFSEEVLSASAGKGADIILDLVGAAYFQENIQSLALRGRLILVGLTSGAQAEFDLSKVLQKRAQIIGTVLRARSKKEKAAATSSFVRDIIPHLISGAIRPNLDHVFAAGEVVNAYKYLGSNKTFGKVVLEF